A region of Corvus cornix cornix isolate S_Up_H32 chromosome 3, ASM73873v5, whole genome shotgun sequence DNA encodes the following proteins:
- the PTK7 gene encoding inactive tyrosine-protein kinase 7 isoform X3, translating into MAAVRRMAAVRALLVLAVGTQASILFTKEPYSQDALHGRSAILRCEVKEPADVEFEWLQNGLPVQDTEQRFKEGSNLQFAAVDRHRDAGVFQCLARNVLTGEEARTANASFNIKWIETGSVVLKQPANVAEIQPSSTVVLRCHIDGHPRPTWQWFRDGSPLPEGRSTYSVSNKERTLTLQSASPDDNGLYYCCARSAVGFVCSQNNFTLNVIDESFPQAVIAPQDLIVTKNEEAMFNCQFAAVPPPTQEWLFEDNPITNRSKTTVFANGSLLITQVRARSTGVYKCVGRGQRGKTLVLKATLRLAEIEDMAPFSPKVLTANQGHRVFCTAPQGIPTPQVWWERNQERVPTAGRVYQEAEQLIFTSITEMDAGIYTCHAANKAGEKKQELSITVATVPKWVEMPKDSQLEESKPGYLHCLSKASLKPTVTWYRNGVSISEDSRFEISENGTLRINNVEVYDGTMYKCVSSTPAGSIEGYARVHVLEKLKFTPPPQPLQCMEFDKEVTVSCSATGREKPTIQWTKTDGSSLPSHVSHNAGILSFHKVSRSDSGNYTCIASNRPQGEIRATVQLVVAVYVTFKLEPEPTTVYQGHTAMFQCQAEGDPVPHIQWKGKDKILDPGKLLPRIQIMPNGSLVIYDVTTEDSGKYTCIAGNSCNIKHREAFLYVVDKPAAEEDEGPGSHTPYKMIQTIGLSVGAAVAYIIIVLGLMFYCKKRRKAKRLKKHPEGEEPEMECLNGEAGGALLQNGQMTAEIQEEVALTNLGSSSGASKRHSAADKMHFPRSNLQTITTLGRGEFGEVFLAKAKGAEDGEGEALVLVKSLQTRDEQLQLDFRREAEMFGKLNHANVVRLLGLCREAEPHYMVLEYVDLGDLKQFLRISKSKDESLKPQPLTTKHKVSLCTQVALGMEHLSNGRFVHRDLAARNCLVSAQRQVKVSSLSLSKDVYNSEYYHFRQAWIPLRWMPPEAVLEDEFSTKSDVWSFGVLMWEVFTHGEMPYTPLADDEVLAGLQSGKTKLPHPEGCPSRLAKLMQRCWAPSPKDRPSFSELATTLGDSPADSKA; encoded by the exons CCGTGGGGACTCAGGCAAGCATCCTTTTCACGAAAGAGCCGTACTCCCAGGATGCCCTGCACGGCCGCAGCGCCATCCTCCGCTGTGAGGTGAAGGAGCCGGCGGACGTGGAGTTCGAGTGGCTGCAGAATGGGCTTCCTGTTCAGGACACGGAGCAGCGCTTCAAGGAAGGCAGCAACCTCCAGTTTGCTGCCGTGGATCGGCACCGGGATGCCGGGGTCTTCCAGTGCCTGGCGAGGAACGTGCTCACCGGGGAGGAGGCGCGCACGGCCAACGCGTCTTTCAACATCAAGT GGATTGAGACAGGCAGTGTGGTTCTGAAGCAGCCGGCCAACGTAGCTGAGATCCAGCCCTCCTCCACAGTGGTGCTGCGGTGTCACATCGATGGCCACCCACG TCCCACGTGGCAGTGGTTTCGGGATGGCAGCCCCCTCCCGGAGGGCCGCAGCACCTACTCTGTCAGCAACAAGGAGCGGACACTGACCCTGCAGAGCGCCAGCCCCGATGACAACGGGCTCTACTACTGCTGTGCCCGCAGTGCCGTCGGCTTCGTCTGCAGCCAGAACAACTTCACACTCAATGTCATCG ATGAGAGCTTTCCTCAGGCAGTGATTGCCCCACAGGACCTCATCGTGACCAAGAATGAAGAGGCCATGTTCAACTGCCAGTTTGCAGCTGTGCCTCCTCCTACACAGGAATGGCTCTTTGAAGACAACCCCATCACCAACAGATCCAA GACCACCGTGTTTGCCAATGGCTCCCTGCTGATCACCCAGGTGAGGGCTCGCAGCACCGGTGTCTATAAGTGCGTTGGCCGTGGGCAGAGGGGGAAAACTCTGGTGCTGAAGGCAACTCTGCGGCTGGCAG AGATCGAAGACATGGCACCCTTCTCCCCGAAGGTGTTGACAGCAAACCAGGGGCATCGCGTGTTCTGCACTGCCCCGCAGGGCATACCCACACCCCAAGTCTGGTGGGAGAGAAACCAGGAACGAGTTCCCACTGCTGGCCGGGTGTACcaagaggcagagcagctcatTTTCACCAGTATCACCGAGATGGATGCAGGGATCTACACGTGCCATGCTGCCAACAAGGCTGGAGAGAAGAAACAGGAGCTGAGCATCACTGTGGCTA CGGTACCCAAATGGGTGGAGATGCCCAAGGACAGCCAGCTGGAGGAGAGCAAGCCAGGATACCTGCACTGCCTCAGCAAGGCCTCCCTGAAACCCACTGTCACCTGGTACCGCAACGGCGTCTCCATTTCTGAG GACTCGCGGTTTGAGATCTCGGAGAACGGGACGCTGCGCATCAACAACGTGGAGGTGTACGATGGGACCATGTACAAGTGTGTGAGCAGCACCCCGGCAGGCAGCATCGAGGGATACGCGCGGGTGCACGTGCTGG agaagctgaagtTCACCCCACCGCCTCAGCCGCTGCAGTGCATGGAGTTTGATAAGGAGGTCACAGTGTCCTGCTCAGCCACGGGCCGGGAAAAACCCACCATCCAGTGGACCAAGACAG ATGGGAGCAGCCTGCCATCCCACGTGAGCCACAATGCTGGCATCCTGTCCTTCCACAAGGTGAGCAGGAGCGACTCGGGGAACTACACGTGCATCGCCTCCAACAGGCCGCAGGGCGAGATCCGTGCCACCGTGCAGCTCGTGGTAGCAG TTTACGTCACCTTCAAGCTAGAGCCAGAGCCCACGACGGTGTACCAGGGCCACACGGCCATGTTCCAGTGCCAGGCAGAGGGGGATCCCGTACCGCACatccagtggaaagggaagGACAAGATTTTGGATCCCGGCAAGCTCCTGCCCAG GATTCAGATCATGCCCAATGGCTCCTTGGTGATCTACGACGTCACCACCGAGGACTCTGGAAAATACACTTGCATCGCTGGCAACAGCTGCAACATCAAGCACCGTGAAGCCTTCCTGTATGTTGTTG ACaagccagcagcagaagaggaTGAGGGACCTGGCAGCCACACACCCTACAAGATGATCCAGACCATTGGGCTCTCAGTGGGGGCAGCTGTTGCCTACATTATTATCGTGCTGGGGCTGATGTTCTACTGCAAGAAGCGGAGAAAAGCCAAGAGGCTGAAGAAGCACCCAGAGGGCGAGGAGCCTGAAATGGAGTGTCTGAACGGTGAGGCCG GCGGTGCTTTGCTGCAAAATGGGCAGATGACAGCAGAGATTCAGGAAGAAGTGGCCTTGACCaacctgggcagcagctccggggccAGCAAGCGCCACAGCGCTGCCGACAAGATGCACTTCCCACGTTCCAACCTGCAGACAATCACAACTCTGG GCAGGGGGGAGTTCGGTGAAGTGTTCCTGGCCAAGGCCAAAGGTGCAGAGGATGGTGAGGGTGAAGCTCTGGTGCTGGTGAAGAGCCTGCAGACGAGGgatgagcagctgcagctggactTCCGGCGGGAGGCAGAGATGTTTGGGAAGCTGAACCATGCCAACGTGGTgcggctgctggggctgtgccgTGAGGCAGAGCCACACTACATGGTCCTGGAGTACGTGGACCTG GGGGACCTGAAGCAGTTTCTGAGAATCTCCAAGAGCAAAGATGAGTCTCTGAAGCCACAGCCACTCACTACCAAACATAAG GTGTCTCTCTGCACACAGGTGGCCCTGGGCATGGAGCACCTCTCCAACGGCAGGTTCGTGCACCGGGACTTGGCAGCCAGGAACTGCCTGGTCAGTGCCCAGCGGCAGGTCAAGGTCTCATCCCTGAGCCTCAGCAAGGACGTGTACAACAG CGAGTACTACCATTTCCGCCAGGCCTGGATCCCACTGCGCTGGATGCCACctgaggctgtgctggaagATGAGTTCTCCACTAAGTCAGATGTGTGGTCCTTTGGGGTGCTCATGTGGGAGGTCTTCACACATGGGGAGATGCCCTACACTCCACTGGCAGATGATGAGGTCCTAGCAG GTCTGCAGTCAGGAAAGACGAAGCTCCCGCACCCCGAGGGCTGCCCTTCCCGCCTGGCCAAGCTGATGCAGCGCTGCTGGGCCCCCAGCCCTAAGGACCGGCCTTCCTTCAGTGAGCTCGCCACCACCCTTGGGGACAGCCCAGCTGACAGCAAAGCCTGA
- the PTK7 gene encoding inactive tyrosine-protein kinase 7 isoform X1, giving the protein MGSRRWDQGVQSAWLVQWWQRGQDRRPAVGTQASILFTKEPYSQDALHGRSAILRCEVKEPADVEFEWLQNGLPVQDTEQRFKEGSNLQFAAVDRHRDAGVFQCLARNVLTGEEARTANASFNIKWIETGSVVLKQPANVAEIQPSSTVVLRCHIDGHPRPTWQWFRDGSPLPEGRSTYSVSNKERTLTLQSASPDDNGLYYCCARSAVGFVCSQNNFTLNVIDESFPQAVIAPQDLIVTKNEEAMFNCQFAAVPPPTQEWLFEDNPITNRSKTTVFANGSLLITQVRARSTGVYKCVGRGQRGKTLVLKATLRLAEIEDMAPFSPKVLTANQGHRVFCTAPQGIPTPQVWWERNQERVPTAGRVYQEAEQLIFTSITEMDAGIYTCHAANKAGEKKQELSITVATVPKWVEMPKDSQLEESKPGYLHCLSKASLKPTVTWYRNGVSISEDSRFEISENGTLRINNVEVYDGTMYKCVSSTPAGSIEGYARVHVLEKLKFTPPPQPLQCMEFDKEVTVSCSATGREKPTIQWTKTDGSSLPSHVSHNAGILSFHKVSRSDSGNYTCIASNRPQGEIRATVQLVVAVYVTFKLEPEPTTVYQGHTAMFQCQAEGDPVPHIQWKGKDKILDPGKLLPRIQIMPNGSLVIYDVTTEDSGKYTCIAGNSCNIKHREAFLYVVDKPAAEEDEGPGSHTPYKMIQTIGLSVGAAVAYIIIVLGLMFYCKKRRKAKRLKKHPEGEEPEMECLNGEAGGALLQNGQMTAEIQEEVALTNLGSSSGASKRHSAADKMHFPRSNLQTITTLGRGEFGEVFLAKAKGAEDGEGEALVLVKSLQTRDEQLQLDFRREAEMFGKLNHANVVRLLGLCREAEPHYMVLEYVDLGDLKQFLRISKSKDESLKPQPLTTKHKVSLCTQVALGMEHLSNGRFVHRDLAARNCLVSAQRQVKVSSLSLSKDVYNSEYYHFRQAWIPLRWMPPEAVLEDEFSTKSDVWSFGVLMWEVFTHGEMPYTPLADDEVLAGLQSGKTKLPHPEGCPSRLAKLMQRCWAPSPKDRPSFSELATTLGDSPADSKA; this is encoded by the exons ATGGGGAGCAGAAGATGGGATCAAGGGGTACAAAGTGCTTGGCTGGTCCAGTGGTGGCAgagaggacaggacaggaggcCAG CCGTGGGGACTCAGGCAAGCATCCTTTTCACGAAAGAGCCGTACTCCCAGGATGCCCTGCACGGCCGCAGCGCCATCCTCCGCTGTGAGGTGAAGGAGCCGGCGGACGTGGAGTTCGAGTGGCTGCAGAATGGGCTTCCTGTTCAGGACACGGAGCAGCGCTTCAAGGAAGGCAGCAACCTCCAGTTTGCTGCCGTGGATCGGCACCGGGATGCCGGGGTCTTCCAGTGCCTGGCGAGGAACGTGCTCACCGGGGAGGAGGCGCGCACGGCCAACGCGTCTTTCAACATCAAGT GGATTGAGACAGGCAGTGTGGTTCTGAAGCAGCCGGCCAACGTAGCTGAGATCCAGCCCTCCTCCACAGTGGTGCTGCGGTGTCACATCGATGGCCACCCACG TCCCACGTGGCAGTGGTTTCGGGATGGCAGCCCCCTCCCGGAGGGCCGCAGCACCTACTCTGTCAGCAACAAGGAGCGGACACTGACCCTGCAGAGCGCCAGCCCCGATGACAACGGGCTCTACTACTGCTGTGCCCGCAGTGCCGTCGGCTTCGTCTGCAGCCAGAACAACTTCACACTCAATGTCATCG ATGAGAGCTTTCCTCAGGCAGTGATTGCCCCACAGGACCTCATCGTGACCAAGAATGAAGAGGCCATGTTCAACTGCCAGTTTGCAGCTGTGCCTCCTCCTACACAGGAATGGCTCTTTGAAGACAACCCCATCACCAACAGATCCAA GACCACCGTGTTTGCCAATGGCTCCCTGCTGATCACCCAGGTGAGGGCTCGCAGCACCGGTGTCTATAAGTGCGTTGGCCGTGGGCAGAGGGGGAAAACTCTGGTGCTGAAGGCAACTCTGCGGCTGGCAG AGATCGAAGACATGGCACCCTTCTCCCCGAAGGTGTTGACAGCAAACCAGGGGCATCGCGTGTTCTGCACTGCCCCGCAGGGCATACCCACACCCCAAGTCTGGTGGGAGAGAAACCAGGAACGAGTTCCCACTGCTGGCCGGGTGTACcaagaggcagagcagctcatTTTCACCAGTATCACCGAGATGGATGCAGGGATCTACACGTGCCATGCTGCCAACAAGGCTGGAGAGAAGAAACAGGAGCTGAGCATCACTGTGGCTA CGGTACCCAAATGGGTGGAGATGCCCAAGGACAGCCAGCTGGAGGAGAGCAAGCCAGGATACCTGCACTGCCTCAGCAAGGCCTCCCTGAAACCCACTGTCACCTGGTACCGCAACGGCGTCTCCATTTCTGAG GACTCGCGGTTTGAGATCTCGGAGAACGGGACGCTGCGCATCAACAACGTGGAGGTGTACGATGGGACCATGTACAAGTGTGTGAGCAGCACCCCGGCAGGCAGCATCGAGGGATACGCGCGGGTGCACGTGCTGG agaagctgaagtTCACCCCACCGCCTCAGCCGCTGCAGTGCATGGAGTTTGATAAGGAGGTCACAGTGTCCTGCTCAGCCACGGGCCGGGAAAAACCCACCATCCAGTGGACCAAGACAG ATGGGAGCAGCCTGCCATCCCACGTGAGCCACAATGCTGGCATCCTGTCCTTCCACAAGGTGAGCAGGAGCGACTCGGGGAACTACACGTGCATCGCCTCCAACAGGCCGCAGGGCGAGATCCGTGCCACCGTGCAGCTCGTGGTAGCAG TTTACGTCACCTTCAAGCTAGAGCCAGAGCCCACGACGGTGTACCAGGGCCACACGGCCATGTTCCAGTGCCAGGCAGAGGGGGATCCCGTACCGCACatccagtggaaagggaagGACAAGATTTTGGATCCCGGCAAGCTCCTGCCCAG GATTCAGATCATGCCCAATGGCTCCTTGGTGATCTACGACGTCACCACCGAGGACTCTGGAAAATACACTTGCATCGCTGGCAACAGCTGCAACATCAAGCACCGTGAAGCCTTCCTGTATGTTGTTG ACaagccagcagcagaagaggaTGAGGGACCTGGCAGCCACACACCCTACAAGATGATCCAGACCATTGGGCTCTCAGTGGGGGCAGCTGTTGCCTACATTATTATCGTGCTGGGGCTGATGTTCTACTGCAAGAAGCGGAGAAAAGCCAAGAGGCTGAAGAAGCACCCAGAGGGCGAGGAGCCTGAAATGGAGTGTCTGAACGGTGAGGCCG GCGGTGCTTTGCTGCAAAATGGGCAGATGACAGCAGAGATTCAGGAAGAAGTGGCCTTGACCaacctgggcagcagctccggggccAGCAAGCGCCACAGCGCTGCCGACAAGATGCACTTCCCACGTTCCAACCTGCAGACAATCACAACTCTGG GCAGGGGGGAGTTCGGTGAAGTGTTCCTGGCCAAGGCCAAAGGTGCAGAGGATGGTGAGGGTGAAGCTCTGGTGCTGGTGAAGAGCCTGCAGACGAGGgatgagcagctgcagctggactTCCGGCGGGAGGCAGAGATGTTTGGGAAGCTGAACCATGCCAACGTGGTgcggctgctggggctgtgccgTGAGGCAGAGCCACACTACATGGTCCTGGAGTACGTGGACCTG GGGGACCTGAAGCAGTTTCTGAGAATCTCCAAGAGCAAAGATGAGTCTCTGAAGCCACAGCCACTCACTACCAAACATAAG GTGTCTCTCTGCACACAGGTGGCCCTGGGCATGGAGCACCTCTCCAACGGCAGGTTCGTGCACCGGGACTTGGCAGCCAGGAACTGCCTGGTCAGTGCCCAGCGGCAGGTCAAGGTCTCATCCCTGAGCCTCAGCAAGGACGTGTACAACAG CGAGTACTACCATTTCCGCCAGGCCTGGATCCCACTGCGCTGGATGCCACctgaggctgtgctggaagATGAGTTCTCCACTAAGTCAGATGTGTGGTCCTTTGGGGTGCTCATGTGGGAGGTCTTCACACATGGGGAGATGCCCTACACTCCACTGGCAGATGATGAGGTCCTAGCAG GTCTGCAGTCAGGAAAGACGAAGCTCCCGCACCCCGAGGGCTGCCCTTCCCGCCTGGCCAAGCTGATGCAGCGCTGCTGGGCCCCCAGCCCTAAGGACCGGCCTTCCTTCAGTGAGCTCGCCACCACCCTTGGGGACAGCCCAGCTGACAGCAAAGCCTGA
- the PTK7 gene encoding inactive tyrosine-protein kinase 7 isoform X2, translated as MGSRRWDQGVQSAWLVQWWQRGQDRRPAVGTQASILFTKEPYSQDALHGRSAILRCEVKEPADVEFEWLQNGLPVQDTEQRFKEGSNLQFAAVDRHRDAGVFQCLARNVLTGEEARTANASFNIKWIETGSVVLKQPANVAEIQPSSTVVLRCHIDGHPRPTWQWFRDGSPLPEGRSTYSVSNKERTLTLQSASPDDNGLYYCCARSAVGFVCSQNNFTLNVIDESFPQAVIAPQDLIVTKNEEAMFNCQFAAVPPPTQEWLFEDNPITNRSKTTVFANGSLLITQVRARSTGVYKCVGRGQRGKTLVLKATLRLAEIEDMAPFSPKVLTANQGHRVFCTAPQGIPTPQVWWERNQERVPTAGRVYQEAEQLIFTSITEMDAGIYTCHAANKAGEKKQELSITVATVPKWVEMPKDSQLEESKPGYLHCLSKASLKPTVTWYRNGVSISEDSRFEISENGTLRINNVEVYDGTMYKCVSSTPAGSIEGYARVHVLEKLKFTPPPQPLQCMEFDKEVTVSCSATGREKPTIQWTKTDGSSLPSHVSHNAGILSFHKVSRSDSGNYTCIASNRPQGEIRATVQLVVAVYVTFKLEPEPTTVYQGHTAMFQCQAEGDPVPHIQWKGKDKILDPGKLLPRIQIMPNGSLVIYDVTTEDSGKYTCIAGNSCNIKHREAFLYVVDKPAAEEDEGPGSHTPYKMIQTIGLSVGAAVAYIIIVLGLMFYCKKRRKAKRLKKHPEGEEPEMECLNGGALLQNGQMTAEIQEEVALTNLGSSSGASKRHSAADKMHFPRSNLQTITTLGRGEFGEVFLAKAKGAEDGEGEALVLVKSLQTRDEQLQLDFRREAEMFGKLNHANVVRLLGLCREAEPHYMVLEYVDLGDLKQFLRISKSKDESLKPQPLTTKHKVSLCTQVALGMEHLSNGRFVHRDLAARNCLVSAQRQVKVSSLSLSKDVYNSEYYHFRQAWIPLRWMPPEAVLEDEFSTKSDVWSFGVLMWEVFTHGEMPYTPLADDEVLAGLQSGKTKLPHPEGCPSRLAKLMQRCWAPSPKDRPSFSELATTLGDSPADSKA; from the exons ATGGGGAGCAGAAGATGGGATCAAGGGGTACAAAGTGCTTGGCTGGTCCAGTGGTGGCAgagaggacaggacaggaggcCAG CCGTGGGGACTCAGGCAAGCATCCTTTTCACGAAAGAGCCGTACTCCCAGGATGCCCTGCACGGCCGCAGCGCCATCCTCCGCTGTGAGGTGAAGGAGCCGGCGGACGTGGAGTTCGAGTGGCTGCAGAATGGGCTTCCTGTTCAGGACACGGAGCAGCGCTTCAAGGAAGGCAGCAACCTCCAGTTTGCTGCCGTGGATCGGCACCGGGATGCCGGGGTCTTCCAGTGCCTGGCGAGGAACGTGCTCACCGGGGAGGAGGCGCGCACGGCCAACGCGTCTTTCAACATCAAGT GGATTGAGACAGGCAGTGTGGTTCTGAAGCAGCCGGCCAACGTAGCTGAGATCCAGCCCTCCTCCACAGTGGTGCTGCGGTGTCACATCGATGGCCACCCACG TCCCACGTGGCAGTGGTTTCGGGATGGCAGCCCCCTCCCGGAGGGCCGCAGCACCTACTCTGTCAGCAACAAGGAGCGGACACTGACCCTGCAGAGCGCCAGCCCCGATGACAACGGGCTCTACTACTGCTGTGCCCGCAGTGCCGTCGGCTTCGTCTGCAGCCAGAACAACTTCACACTCAATGTCATCG ATGAGAGCTTTCCTCAGGCAGTGATTGCCCCACAGGACCTCATCGTGACCAAGAATGAAGAGGCCATGTTCAACTGCCAGTTTGCAGCTGTGCCTCCTCCTACACAGGAATGGCTCTTTGAAGACAACCCCATCACCAACAGATCCAA GACCACCGTGTTTGCCAATGGCTCCCTGCTGATCACCCAGGTGAGGGCTCGCAGCACCGGTGTCTATAAGTGCGTTGGCCGTGGGCAGAGGGGGAAAACTCTGGTGCTGAAGGCAACTCTGCGGCTGGCAG AGATCGAAGACATGGCACCCTTCTCCCCGAAGGTGTTGACAGCAAACCAGGGGCATCGCGTGTTCTGCACTGCCCCGCAGGGCATACCCACACCCCAAGTCTGGTGGGAGAGAAACCAGGAACGAGTTCCCACTGCTGGCCGGGTGTACcaagaggcagagcagctcatTTTCACCAGTATCACCGAGATGGATGCAGGGATCTACACGTGCCATGCTGCCAACAAGGCTGGAGAGAAGAAACAGGAGCTGAGCATCACTGTGGCTA CGGTACCCAAATGGGTGGAGATGCCCAAGGACAGCCAGCTGGAGGAGAGCAAGCCAGGATACCTGCACTGCCTCAGCAAGGCCTCCCTGAAACCCACTGTCACCTGGTACCGCAACGGCGTCTCCATTTCTGAG GACTCGCGGTTTGAGATCTCGGAGAACGGGACGCTGCGCATCAACAACGTGGAGGTGTACGATGGGACCATGTACAAGTGTGTGAGCAGCACCCCGGCAGGCAGCATCGAGGGATACGCGCGGGTGCACGTGCTGG agaagctgaagtTCACCCCACCGCCTCAGCCGCTGCAGTGCATGGAGTTTGATAAGGAGGTCACAGTGTCCTGCTCAGCCACGGGCCGGGAAAAACCCACCATCCAGTGGACCAAGACAG ATGGGAGCAGCCTGCCATCCCACGTGAGCCACAATGCTGGCATCCTGTCCTTCCACAAGGTGAGCAGGAGCGACTCGGGGAACTACACGTGCATCGCCTCCAACAGGCCGCAGGGCGAGATCCGTGCCACCGTGCAGCTCGTGGTAGCAG TTTACGTCACCTTCAAGCTAGAGCCAGAGCCCACGACGGTGTACCAGGGCCACACGGCCATGTTCCAGTGCCAGGCAGAGGGGGATCCCGTACCGCACatccagtggaaagggaagGACAAGATTTTGGATCCCGGCAAGCTCCTGCCCAG GATTCAGATCATGCCCAATGGCTCCTTGGTGATCTACGACGTCACCACCGAGGACTCTGGAAAATACACTTGCATCGCTGGCAACAGCTGCAACATCAAGCACCGTGAAGCCTTCCTGTATGTTGTTG ACaagccagcagcagaagaggaTGAGGGACCTGGCAGCCACACACCCTACAAGATGATCCAGACCATTGGGCTCTCAGTGGGGGCAGCTGTTGCCTACATTATTATCGTGCTGGGGCTGATGTTCTACTGCAAGAAGCGGAGAAAAGCCAAGAGGCTGAAGAAGCACCCAGAGGGCGAGGAGCCTGAAATGGAGTGTCTGAACG GCGGTGCTTTGCTGCAAAATGGGCAGATGACAGCAGAGATTCAGGAAGAAGTGGCCTTGACCaacctgggcagcagctccggggccAGCAAGCGCCACAGCGCTGCCGACAAGATGCACTTCCCACGTTCCAACCTGCAGACAATCACAACTCTGG GCAGGGGGGAGTTCGGTGAAGTGTTCCTGGCCAAGGCCAAAGGTGCAGAGGATGGTGAGGGTGAAGCTCTGGTGCTGGTGAAGAGCCTGCAGACGAGGgatgagcagctgcagctggactTCCGGCGGGAGGCAGAGATGTTTGGGAAGCTGAACCATGCCAACGTGGTgcggctgctggggctgtgccgTGAGGCAGAGCCACACTACATGGTCCTGGAGTACGTGGACCTG GGGGACCTGAAGCAGTTTCTGAGAATCTCCAAGAGCAAAGATGAGTCTCTGAAGCCACAGCCACTCACTACCAAACATAAG GTGTCTCTCTGCACACAGGTGGCCCTGGGCATGGAGCACCTCTCCAACGGCAGGTTCGTGCACCGGGACTTGGCAGCCAGGAACTGCCTGGTCAGTGCCCAGCGGCAGGTCAAGGTCTCATCCCTGAGCCTCAGCAAGGACGTGTACAACAG CGAGTACTACCATTTCCGCCAGGCCTGGATCCCACTGCGCTGGATGCCACctgaggctgtgctggaagATGAGTTCTCCACTAAGTCAGATGTGTGGTCCTTTGGGGTGCTCATGTGGGAGGTCTTCACACATGGGGAGATGCCCTACACTCCACTGGCAGATGATGAGGTCCTAGCAG GTCTGCAGTCAGGAAAGACGAAGCTCCCGCACCCCGAGGGCTGCCCTTCCCGCCTGGCCAAGCTGATGCAGCGCTGCTGGGCCCCCAGCCCTAAGGACCGGCCTTCCTTCAGTGAGCTCGCCACCACCCTTGGGGACAGCCCAGCTGACAGCAAAGCCTGA